The sequence CTCGCATTCCTCTCTTATCAGCTGTTGGTATCCAAGCCATTTTGCCAAGAGATGGCCGTGTGGATTCCCCCACTTAATGCCCCTCTCCTCCCATATAAATAATCACCCCTAATCACGTTTTCCCTGTTGGCCCCGGTTTTACTACATCTGTACCCaaatttggtatttctgatacCAGTTCCAAGGCATTCATGGCCATATATGTTATTACTGATACAGTTACCCAAGCACTGCTGGCCTTGCAAGATTCCACTCCCCAAAAGGCCCCCCGATGCCCCCCTTAGGTGTCTCCTCCTTAACCCCATATGAAATCCAGCCATCCCTCATGGCGCTGCCTGTAACTTCTCACACTATTATTGACGAGGAGAAGCAAGAGCAGAACTGCTctatgagggggggggggggggaagagttaaAAACAAAGGGCAATTACAGAAAAGGCAGGGGCAATGACCTAACCAACCAGGATACATCCCCACAGTATATGAGGAGGGTGAGCACAGCAGGAGTGGTGATAACAACAGGTTCTATCACAGGCTGGCAGTGGAAGGGGTCTGTGTGATGAAGCTTCAGGAGGGAGACATGAACAACTGGGTGAATCTTCTGGGATCATGGGAGCTCCAGGCAGTAGGTAACTGGGTTGATTTGGTCAGCCATGGTGAAAGGCCCTAAATAACCATGGTCCAGCTTGGCAGATGGTCAGGCAGTCTGGATGTGCTTGCTGGAAAGCCAAACCCGGTGACCAATGGAGAAGGCTGTGGCCAGGCAACACCATCTGCCTGCTTGCCTCTTGTAGGCACTTTTGGCTTTGCCCAGCTGGGTTATGAGAAGGATGTGAATTTGCTGGAATTGTACAAGCAGGTCACCAGTTGCAGGTGCGTGTGAAGCAGCTGCTGTGGTTGGATGACCCTGGGGGTGGAAATCAAAGTTAGCAAAGAATGGGGTCTGCTCTGCAGATGCAAGGATGCTATCGTTGTAAGCAAACTCTGCCAATGGGAGGAGGGTGACCCAGTCATCTTGGAGAAAATTATTGTAACGCCGGAGATATTGTTCCAGGATCTGATTCACTCTCTCTGTCTGCTCATTGGTCTGGGGGTGGTGAGAGGGCGAGAGGCAAGTTTGTATGGGGAAGAGCCCCACAAGCTCCTTCCAAAATCTGGCTGTAAACTGCTGACCTCCCCCccgtgtagggattggcgctcggaagatctcgcgatgtacggaaagagaagggttaagggaggcaggatgaccgacagacagtatataagggcgtgacgcagttgaataaacgccatttgcagcatcctcatattggtgtcagtgctctgtggcccagggtatggtggaccctgtgccgagtcccacggggtgatcagacgaatgtctacaagtggtgaccccgacgtgattggacatcggcggattacgcggggcgtaatcgaaggcctggccaggcatggaaggagtcctgaaggtgttggactcgtgctctagagaggtaaaaatccctatgggacaaaaagaagcgaaagcttgcctagagcggctcctgaaagaggaagcgatagagcgcccgggggacatattgtctcctgagtgctggccgaaatgcaccgcggctttagcggaacgggctatggcgacgcagcatggtccggagttaaagacgtgggggcggattagggcgattttcaggaaagtgcgggaggagggcttaacatggaaggaagcaaagagattgatgcacgcgcaggcggagcggggcgtgcaggcggatggggaggcgcggacagaagggctgacggaggtagcagagcagacgcctctggtgctcccagtgcagccgtcggcaccggccgaaccaccgggatacccttgggaggagtttgaacgggagcgtgaacgggcgagagaggaggagcgggagaaagagcgacagttaattcaggaggcagaggaacccgtggctgagcaaaggagacgggagaaggagaggcagagactagaggaggcggagagggctgtgatgaagggatcagaaaaggagcaggtagaggagggagcggttcccctgtatgatccggaggattgggtgccgggacgtgttttgcgaaccgcgccacaagctcaccctaagatggcgccgacatccgccttctccccggatgtctctccggaggtcgggagaggcggagcacggc comes from Accipiter gentilis chromosome W, bAccGen1.1, whole genome shotgun sequence and encodes:
- the LOC126035458 gene encoding octapeptide-repeat protein T2-like, with the protein product MEGVLKVLDSCSREVKIPMGQKEAKACLERLLKEEAIERPGDILSPECWPKCTAALAERAMATQHGPELKTWGRIRAIFRKVREEGLTWKEAKRLMHAQAERGVQADGEARTEGLTEVAEQTPLVLPVQPSAPAEPPGYPWEEFERERERAREEEREKERQLIQEAEEPVAEQRRREKERQRLEEAERAVMKGSEKEQDAVQKIV